The Geoalkalibacter subterraneus genome contains the following window.
ACCACCCTGGGCTGGCTGCTGGACGCCCGCTTCGACAATCTCACGAAGATCTCCTTGATCGACACCCCGCTGAATATCATTCATGGGCGGCGTGACCGCATAGTTCCACCGTCCATGGCGCAGGAGCTGTTCGACCAGGCTCAGGACCCCAAGCAAATTTTCTGGCTTGAGCAGGCCGGCCACAACAATACCCTGTATGCGGAGCCGAACCGGTACTGGGCGTTCTGGCAGCAAATCATGGCCGACGCCCATTCTATGCCCTCCCCCTGATTCTCGCGTCAGCATAAATTTCTCGCTTGCCAGCATTGCGTTTGTTTTCTGTTAAACTCAATGGTATTTGGTTTTCATTGGAGATGAGAGACTGGCTTTTCCAAAACCTAAGGAGGAAAAATCATGAAAAATTCTTTGTTCAGAAACGCTGTGTTGCTTGTCTGCATGACTGCGCTTGTCGCCTGCAGCAGCGAAGACCAGCAGAAGGCTTCGGCCCCTGAATCGGAGCAGATTCAGAATGCTGCGGATCAGGCGACACCGACCACCGCGGCGGATGAGGCTGTTGCTGAAGCGAAAAAGGCGGGAGAGCACATCGGCGCTGCCGCCGAAAAGAGCGTTGAAGCAACCAAAGATGCCGCCGCAACCGCTGGCGAGAAGGTGAAGGAAATGACCGAGCAGGTCAAGCAATCCACCGGCGCAATGGTCGATCAGGCGCAACAGAAAACGGCTGAGGCCGTGGACGAGGGGCGTGCCGCTCTGGATAGCGCTGTGCAGGAAGGGGCCAAAAAGACAGGTGCCATCGCAACGGAAGTGGCCGCCCCTGCAGTCCTCTCTTACGAGGCGATGAACGGCAATGTGACGTTCGACCACCCGATGCACGCGGAAGCACTCTCCTGTGCCAAGTGCCACGAAGAGATGCCGCCGCAGAAAATTGCGATCGACAAAACCATCGCCCATCAATTATGCAAAGGCTGCCATAGCGACATGGGCGCCGGCCCGACCGCCTGCAACGAGTGTCACATCAAATAATCCTTAAATTTTCCACGATCAATTCACATGACCACACTTCGCCGGAGCGCTTTAACGCTCCGGCGTTTTTTTAAATCGATGCAGGCAGACCTTCCCTCAAGGAGGGATACTGCCATTGGACGCCTAATTCGTTCACAATTTTATCGCTGTTCAAAATTCTTGATTCAGTAAAATAGTTGAGCAGAAGAGGCTTCATCACTTCCCGTGCACGCTCAAGATCAACTTCTTCCGGAACCGGGATTCCGGTTAAGCGTGCGACCTCCTTGAAAAACTTCGTCATGCTGCAGGGCTCAGCGTCACTGACGTTGAAGACCTGCCCCCCCCTGCCGGCCGCGGCCACGGCCCCCAGCGCTCGGGCCAGATCGTCGCTGTGAACGCGACTGGTGGCAGGGGCCTGATCCTCGCGCAGCAATGGATGTCCCGCCTTGAGGTGAGCAATGGGCAAACGCCCCGGACCGTAGATATTGGCGACCCGAACACGCATCACGTCCACGCCCCGTTCTTCCCCCCAGGCACAAAAGCACTGTTCGGCATCCAGTCTGCGCCTGGCACGGGCAGTCGCAGGGGAAACCGGATCTTCTTCAGTCACGGCCCTTTCACCGCAGTCGCCATAAACACCGCTCGTCCCTAGATAAATCAGACGACGAGGTGGTTTTTCAGAAAACACCGTGCAGAAATGACGGGTACGGGGATCCTGAAAACCGCCTCCCGGAGGCGGTGCCAGGTAAAAAACGGTGCTCTCTTCCACAGGGAGATCGGGAAGCATGGAAGGATCATTGAGATCTCCGACCCAGGCGTGAAATCCTTCATTCTCCAGCAATTCGGCCTTGTCGTCGGAACGCGCCAGGGCAACAACCTCCGCCCCCTGAGCGCACGCAAGGCGCCCGACCCGTCGTCCGATGTCACCACAACCGACAATAACCACCCTGTCCATAATAACCTCTGTTTAAACCAAAGACTTCATCCTACTGCGATGACCCACCCTTACGAGCGCCGCGCCAGTCGCGAACGCTCCATGCCAGCTGGCTCCACATGCCGCGTAGCAAACCGACTTCTTCCGAAGTCGGCCGTGCCCGACGAAAGAGGCTGCGCAACGGATGCAAAACCGCCTCCGGGCGGGCAGAATTGACAAAAGCAACCCGCGACAGCACAGACTCCATCTCCGCAAACATTCCGTTGACTTCCCCCTGCGAAGCCACCTCCGCCGAGCCGGTTTTTTCAAGTGCTACGCTGCGAAGCTTGAAGGCTTCATGAAGAAACACGACCACCGCCTGCGCCAGGTTGAGAGACCCCTGGGCGCCGGCAGAGGGGATGGTCACCGCGTGGGTGCACAAGTTCACCTCCGCAGTGGTCAGTCCTGCATCCTCGCGCCCGAAAACAAAGCCGGCGCGTCCCGACGGAGAAAGGCTGTCAAACAGTGCCCCCATCTCTCCCACCGGAGTCAACTCTCCCCTTAAGCGCCCTGCGCGACGGGTTGCTGCAAAGGTGATCGTCAGATCGGCAATCGCCTCTTCAAGGGAGGCCAATATCCGCGCCTGCCCGAGCAGGTCGGAGGCGAAGACGGCAAACTTGTGCGCCTCCGGATGGCAATGGGCACAGGGATTGACGAGGCGAAGCTCATGCGCGCCAAAGTTGGCCATGGCGCGACAGACCATGCCGATATTGCCCGGATGAGCAGGTTCGACCAGGATAACGACCGGTGCCGCGCCGGGATTTTCAGGGTTGGCGCTCAAAGGATCAGGCTCCCAGCAGAGTAAAGCCCGCCGGCGCAGTGAACGTACGGGTGCCGAATTCCTGGTCCAGCATCAGCAGACCTCGCCCGTCGCCATCCACCAGCTTGAGCTTTTTGCAGGCCAGGCTGAAAGTGGATTCTTCTTCTACCTGCTCGGTCACAAACCACTGCAGAAAGATCTGCGCAGCATGGTTGCTTTCATCACGGCTGAGATCCATCAGTTTATTGATCCGCTCCGTCACAAACCGCTCATGCTCGAGTGAATACTCAAAAACTTCAAGGGGAGAAGCGTATTCAACCCGGGGCGCTTCGATCTCCTGCATAATGGCCCGTCCGCCCGCTTCGCAGATGAAATTGAAGAATTTTTCGCCGTGCGTCAATTCTTCCAGCGATTGCGAGCGCATCCACACCGCAAAGCCGGGCAGATCCTCCGCCTCGAAATAAGCGGCCATCGCCTTGTAAAGATAGGCGGAAAAAAATTCATATTTCATCTGTTCGTTGAATGCATCCTGCAGAGTCTGGCTCAACATGGAACGTCCTCCCGTAAAAGGGTTTTAGAGTTGACCGGCTACAGCAACTTTGCTCCAGCGCACTGTCGGGCGAATACTCACGCGATTTATGTTTTCTACGAAAAAGGCGAACCCCCGAAGAAGTTCGCCTTTGAATCGTATCAGCAATGCTGCAGATAACTAGTCCTCGAAAACAATACGCCGCAACCCGTCCAATGCCGTATTGCCCTGGTTGATGTCATCGGTGAAGGGGTTACGGTAACTGTAGGTCATGAAGGTGCAGTCACAGTCCGACGGCAAAAAAGCATCCTGCAGGATAAAGGTTTTGCCGTCAAGCTTGCGCTTCAGCTCTACTTCTCCGGAGCTGATATCGTTGCCGAACATACTGTAACTGGAGTTGGGGCTGTCGAGAAAAACGACCTCGCTGACGGAATTCAGGGGCACTTCGATGGCGGTACCGTTGAGCCAGCCCTTGATGGTGTCTCGGTCGTCAATTCGGTAAAAGTGGATTTCCTGCCCTTCGATCGTTACGAACTTCCCCGGGCGTGTGGTTGCTCCGGAAACGACGCCCGCCAGCAGAGTGACGATGATCGCAGGCAGGGCGATAAAGCGCAGCCACGTGCAAATTTTCATTTCAAAAGTCTCCTTTATATTGTGTTGATGCAATCGCGGAAATCCAAAGAACAATGAAAATTTTTGTCCCGCGCTCGGCGCAAACACACGCTTCAGTCAAATAACGCACTTCAGCGCAAGCCGTTTTTTCAGGGGTTGAAGTATCGTGCAAATCCGGATCGCAGCCTTCTCGGACAGATGAAACCTGACGGCAGAAGAAGAGATGGATACGCCCAGCCATTAATCTTTTCTAAACGGCTCACCGCCAGCCCTATTCCTTAGCAGTTTTCAAAAAAAAATTCAATGATTTTTCCCTGTCCTGCACCCTTCAACCAGCGATCAGTTCCTCGGAATTTATCTTCAAACCCTACAGGATTTCTAGCGCACCCTGGGTGGGGTGTGCTAGCATGTGCCCATTCGGAACCCTGGGTGAAAACCGGCAGGCATGAATTGACATCAAGGTTTCTCACCCTGACCTAGAGCCAACCGCCCATTCAGCAGACAAAGTTTATTCTTCACCTGAGATAGGAACTCATTTCGACCGATGCAGATTTCTTCCGCCGTATTTCTGAAAAGTGCTCTCAAGCCGGTTCAGTACCCCGAAGCCGACCGACCCGAAATTGCTTTCGCCGGCCGCAGCAATGTGGGCAAAAGTTCCATGATCAACTGCCTGCTCAACCGTCGCGGGCTGGTACGGACATCTTCCACACCGGGACGCACCCAGATGCTCAACTTCTTCGACATCAATGAGCGCTTCCGTTTCGTCGATCTTCCTGGCTACGGCTTCGCCCGTGTCCCCATGGCGGTCAAAAAAAGCTGGGGGCCCATGATACGGGCTTACCTGGAAAGCCGTTCGACTCTGCGCGGGGTAGTTTTCATCCTGGATATCCGGCGGATTCCAAGTGAAGAAGATCTGCGCCTGCTCGACTGGCTGGAAGAATACGGCTGCCCTACCATCATGGCGGTCACCAAGGCGGACAAACTTGCGCGAAGCCGGCGTGACAGGCAAATTGAAACCATTGCCTCGACCTGCGGCCTGCCCGTCGATGCTTTTACCCTTTTTTCAGCCACCACCCGCCAGGGAAAAGACGAAATATGGGAGCGCATCGAAACGGCGCTTGAACTGCCGACTCCTTCGGCATAACAAGCTCTGCCCTGCGTTGCCATGAAGGCAGGGCATGTTATCCTGAAGCACAGGCGATGCAGATCACACTGCCCCGCCGGCTAGGCGAAATGTAGCAGGCAAAGCGAAACCTCCTCCCCCAAAACAATAAATCCGCTGAATTGCGACGACAAACCAAGATTTTAGAGGGAAACAGTTCATGAGCAGAAAAATCTATGTGGTAGGTGCAGGAGTTGAAGGACAGGAAGGCTTCAGTCGTCGAACCCTTCAACTGATCGAGAATGCCGCACTGCTGGTCGGATCACAGAGGCAACTGGATCTTTTCCCTGATTACAAGGGAGAAAAGAAAACAATCGGCGACAACCTGGCCGAGGTGATCGACCTGCTTCAGTCCTCGCGCGAAACCGTGGTGATTCTAACCTCGGGCGATCCGCTCTTTTTCAGCATTGGACGCGACCTGTTGCGGAACCTGCCCCATGATGAGATGGAATTCATCCCCAACGTCAGCTCCATCCAGTATGCCTTTGCCAAAATAAAAGAGCCATGGGACGACGCCGTGTTCGTTTCAGCGCAGGGGCGCGGCCTGCAGAAAGCCGTAGATCGCGTCGTAGCCAACGACAAGGCGGCCATTCTCACCGATCCGGTCAATACGCCGTTCGCCATTGCAACCGAAATGGTGGCGCGCGGACGCGACGGCTATGCCGCCTATCTGTGCGAAGAACTCGGCACCGCTGAGGAGCGCATTATCGACACGGACGTCAAAGGCCTGCTGGAAATTGAAGCGGCTCCCCTCAACGTCCTGATCCTCATCAAGGAATACGAAGGGGAAGGCGAGGAGCACATCCCCACCCTCGGCAT
Protein-coding sequences here:
- a CDS encoding cytochrome c3 family protein — its product is MKNSLFRNAVLLVCMTALVACSSEDQQKASAPESEQIQNAADQATPTTAADEAVAEAKKAGEHIGAAAEKSVEATKDAAATAGEKVKEMTEQVKQSTGAMVDQAQQKTAEAVDEGRAALDSAVQEGAKKTGAIATEVAAPAVLSYEAMNGNVTFDHPMHAEALSCAKCHEEMPPQKIAIDKTIAHQLCKGCHSDMGAGPTACNECHIK
- a CDS encoding NAD-dependent epimerase/dehydratase family protein; protein product: MDRVVIVGCGDIGRRVGRLACAQGAEVVALARSDDKAELLENEGFHAWVGDLNDPSMLPDLPVEESTVFYLAPPPGGGFQDPRTRHFCTVFSEKPPRRLIYLGTSGVYGDCGERAVTEEDPVSPATARARRRLDAEQCFCAWGEERGVDVMRVRVANIYGPGRLPIAHLKAGHPLLREDQAPATSRVHSDDLARALGAVAAAGRGGQVFNVSDAEPCSMTKFFKEVARLTGIPVPEEVDLERAREVMKPLLLNYFTESRILNSDKIVNELGVQWQYPSLREGLPASI
- a CDS encoding RNA methyltransferase, giving the protein MSANPENPGAAPVVILVEPAHPGNIGMVCRAMANFGAHELRLVNPCAHCHPEAHKFAVFASDLLGQARILASLEEAIADLTITFAATRRAGRLRGELTPVGEMGALFDSLSPSGRAGFVFGREDAGLTTAEVNLCTHAVTIPSAGAQGSLNLAQAVVVFLHEAFKLRSVALEKTGSAEVASQGEVNGMFAEMESVLSRVAFVNSARPEAVLHPLRSLFRRARPTSEEVGLLRGMWSQLAWSVRDWRGARKGGSSQ
- a CDS encoding ferritin, which produces MLSQTLQDAFNEQMKYEFFSAYLYKAMAAYFEAEDLPGFAVWMRSQSLEELTHGEKFFNFICEAGGRAIMQEIEAPRVEYASPLEVFEYSLEHERFVTERINKLMDLSRDESNHAAQIFLQWFVTEQVEEESTFSLACKKLKLVDGDGRGLLMLDQEFGTRTFTAPAGFTLLGA
- the yihA gene encoding ribosome biogenesis GTP-binding protein YihA/YsxC, with translation MQISSAVFLKSALKPVQYPEADRPEIAFAGRSNVGKSSMINCLLNRRGLVRTSSTPGRTQMLNFFDINERFRFVDLPGYGFARVPMAVKKSWGPMIRAYLESRSTLRGVVFILDIRRIPSEEDLRLLDWLEEYGCPTIMAVTKADKLARSRRDRQIETIASTCGLPVDAFTLFSATTRQGKDEIWERIETALELPTPSA
- a CDS encoding bifunctional cobalt-precorrin-7 (C(5))-methyltransferase/cobalt-precorrin-6B (C(15))-methyltransferase yields the protein MSRKIYVVGAGVEGQEGFSRRTLQLIENAALLVGSQRQLDLFPDYKGEKKTIGDNLAEVIDLLQSSRETVVILTSGDPLFFSIGRDLLRNLPHDEMEFIPNVSSIQYAFAKIKEPWDDAVFVSAQGRGLQKAVDRVVANDKAAILTDPVNTPFAIATEMVARGRDGYAAYLCEELGTAEERIIDTDVKGLLEIEAAPLNVLILIKEYEGEGEEHIPTLGIPDEEFSAVKKLITREEVRVISLAKLQLRHDMTLWDIGAGSGSISVEADHLLPNGRVFAVERNPQCLHFLRENLCKFNTRHVALVEGEAPDCLETLPDPDRVFIGGSGGNLWEILETVDGRLPAEGRVVVNAVTLDTLTAAIEFFENAGYELEVTTVNIARTHPLTDYKLFEAHNPVFVLSADKL